The following proteins are encoded in a genomic region of Gossypium hirsutum isolate 1008001.06 chromosome D05, Gossypium_hirsutum_v2.1, whole genome shotgun sequence:
- the LOC107904988 gene encoding selenoprotein K gives MAYVEGGVLKSKRSIWRLRTITDFFWAIINFIGVFFSTMFSMEKSDAYRKGFGSSKKWDDGPGGPGSGPYGGGGGPRRPPRGMDNVRGIDHSSLPACGSCCGG, from the exons ATGGCCTACGTCGAGGGAG GTGTTTTGAAATCAAAGCGTTCAATATGGCGACTGAGAACTATCACTGATTTTTTCTGGGCAATTATCAATTTCATTGGAGTGTTCTTCTCGACCATGTTCTCG ATGGAAAAGTCCGATGCCTACAGAAAAGGCTTTGGTTCAAGCAAGAAATGGGATGATGGTCCAGGAGGACCTGGAAGTGGACCATATGGTGGAGGTGGTGGCCCACGACGACCACCACGGGGAATGGACAATGTTCGGGGAATTGACCATA GTTCCCTTCCTGCCTGTGGCTCCTGCTGCGGTGGCTAA